In one Candidatus Poribacteria bacterium genomic region, the following are encoded:
- a CDS encoding YkgJ family cysteine cluster protein, with product MEAYRELVSEIQRDVERLREASGGTPCPTDCFSCCQNTATMAISEVEAQDLKIGLRMLSPQLRTHVRRKAERTIKKLETHGYNVENIIPDAGMKAIGVIKGTPEGQCPMLIGGVCAVYEHRPVICRVWGYPIHNGNELACCHKTFITQRRRYRPLNYTRYWNECKRLSSELGAEKKTPNCYLVLQLLSE from the coding sequence ATGGAAGCCTATCGTGAACTTGTTAGCGAGATTCAGCGCGATGTTGAACGTTTGCGTGAAGCGTCGGGGGGCACACCGTGTCCAACTGACTGCTTCTCCTGCTGCCAGAATACAGCAACAATGGCGATTAGTGAGGTCGAAGCTCAGGACTTGAAGATCGGGTTGCGGATGCTTTCTCCCCAGCTTCGCACGCATGTCCGCCGGAAAGCCGAGCGGACTATCAAAAAATTGGAGACGCACGGCTACAATGTTGAAAACATCATACCCGATGCAGGCATGAAAGCAATCGGGGTGATAAAAGGCACGCCTGAAGGTCAGTGTCCGATGCTAATAGGCGGAGTGTGTGCTGTCTACGAGCACCGTCCAGTCATCTGTCGGGTCTGGGGATATCCGATTCATAACGGCAATGAATTAGCGTGTTGTCATAAAACCTTTATTACACAACGCCGCCGATACCGACCCCTCAATTATACGCGTTATTGGAATGAATGTAAGAGGCTTAGCAGTGAATTAGGGGCTGAGAAGAAGACACCTAACTGCTATCTTGTTCTGCAACTGCTGTCCGAATAG
- a CDS encoding amidohydrolase family protein, giving the protein MATTDLAHHIQSIRLVDTHEHMRRENDWVENGPDILQDLFGNYVPADLVTAGASPEAMGDLMDASKDIASRFEGIREAWEATQFTGYGEAVSLIAKHIYGLDELTGDGLASADNLKTLRTPGKRYHILHDLANLDHIQTDDFSWPCTPDTSGPDFFLYDLSWATFCNGQIDPSAIHAETGVEVSNLASLKRGMEAIFAKHAGCAIAVKSQHAYNRTLNWIERSDAEASDALNTVLTQPASEVDEATRLCLGDWCWARGVELTIEHNLPFKIHTGYYAGNDRMPVRRIPAGNMCALFARYLDAKFVLMHIAYPYNDELVALAKHYRNIWVDFCWAWSIDPYSSRDFLRRCIHAVPSNKLFAFGGDTGWPTSAMAYAIQARNEIRRALEAEIADGYLTEKQAMAFATRIMNTNQYACFDIDGTRANIAKAA; this is encoded by the coding sequence ATGGCAACCACCGATTTAGCACACCATATTCAGTCGATCCGCCTCGTTGATACACACGAGCATATGCGGCGCGAAAACGACTGGGTCGAGAACGGTCCCGATATTCTCCAAGACTTGTTCGGGAACTATGTTCCCGCCGATTTAGTAACAGCGGGTGCCTCTCCAGAAGCAATGGGCGATCTAATGGACGCTTCCAAGGATATCGCGTCGCGGTTTGAAGGCATCCGAGAGGCATGGGAAGCAACTCAGTTCACCGGGTATGGTGAGGCTGTCAGCCTCATTGCCAAACATATCTATGGCCTTGACGAACTCACAGGCGATGGACTCGCAAGTGCCGATAACCTAAAGACGCTTCGCACTCCCGGTAAACGCTATCACATTTTACACGACCTCGCAAATCTTGACCATATCCAAACAGACGACTTCAGCTGGCCGTGTACCCCGGACACTTCCGGTCCTGACTTTTTTCTTTATGACCTCTCTTGGGCAACATTTTGTAACGGACAGATAGATCCAAGTGCCATTCACGCCGAAACAGGTGTTGAAGTCAGCAATCTTGCCTCTCTCAAACGTGGAATGGAGGCGATCTTTGCTAAACACGCCGGTTGTGCTATCGCTGTAAAATCGCAACATGCTTACAACCGCACGCTCAACTGGATCGAACGCAGTGACGCTGAGGCTTCCGATGCCCTGAATACTGTGCTAACACAGCCTGCTTCAGAAGTCGATGAAGCGACACGCCTGTGTCTCGGCGATTGGTGTTGGGCACGCGGTGTTGAACTCACGATTGAACACAATCTCCCTTTCAAAATTCACACGGGTTACTATGCAGGCAATGATCGGATGCCCGTCCGCCGTATTCCTGCTGGAAATATGTGTGCTTTGTTCGCTCGGTATCTTGACGCGAAGTTTGTCCTCATGCACATCGCCTACCCTTACAACGATGAACTGGTCGCACTCGCCAAGCACTACCGAAATATCTGGGTAGACTTCTGTTGGGCATGGAGCATTGATCCATACAGCTCACGCGATTTCCTGCGTCGGTGCATCCACGCCGTGCCGTCCAATAAGTTATTCGCCTTTGGCGGTGACACGGGTTGGCCGACGAGTGCAATGGCTTATGCCATCCAAGCGAGAAACGAGATCCGCCGTGCCCTTGAGGCAGAAATCGCAGACGGTTACCTCACGGAGAAACAGGCGATGGCGTTCGCGACTCGGATTATGAATACAAATCAGTATGCCTGTTTTGACATCGATGGCACCCGTGCAAACATTGCAAAAGCGGCATGA
- the mtnA gene encoding S-methyl-5-thioribose-1-phosphate isomerase: MAFSTIEWADGRIRLIDQTLLPNEFKQIYCDDLPSIWEAIKSLRVRGAPAIGIAGALGTVLGIWNSTAKTYDAFAAELKAATDYLATSRPTAVNLFWALDRMTRVAEQNSHLQISELKEVLLTEALEIIAEDKAMCRAIGQHGMALLNENDTILTHCNAGGLATSDYGTALAVMFSAHEAGKQIQVYADETRPLLQGARLTTWELMQAGIDVTLICDNMAAQVMKEGKIQCVVVGADRIAANGDTANKIGTYNVAILADAHDIPFYVAAPTSTLDFSLETGAEIPIEQRAPEEVTEGFGKVTAPEGVKVYSPAFDVTPASLVTAIITEKGVARSPYTTSLQALRDA, translated from the coding sequence ATGGCATTTTCAACAATTGAATGGGCGGATGGTAGAATCCGACTCATCGACCAGACGCTGTTGCCCAACGAATTTAAGCAGATTTATTGTGACGATCTTCCATCGATCTGGGAAGCGATTAAGTCGCTGCGGGTGCGAGGTGCCCCCGCAATCGGCATTGCCGGTGCTTTGGGTACGGTGCTCGGAATCTGGAATTCTACGGCGAAAACTTATGACGCTTTTGCGGCTGAACTCAAAGCCGCAACCGATTACTTGGCTACCTCGCGACCAACAGCCGTCAACCTCTTTTGGGCACTCGATAGGATGACGCGAGTAGCCGAGCAGAACAGCCACCTTCAGATTTCTGAACTCAAAGAGGTGCTGCTCACAGAGGCCTTAGAGATTATCGCTGAGGATAAAGCGATGTGTCGCGCGATTGGACAACACGGAATGGCATTGCTAAATGAAAACGATACCATTCTGACACACTGCAACGCCGGCGGGTTGGCTACATCTGACTATGGCACCGCGTTGGCTGTGATGTTCAGTGCACACGAAGCCGGTAAGCAGATACAGGTTTATGCCGATGAGACGCGTCCCTTGCTACAAGGCGCACGGCTCACCACTTGGGAGTTGATGCAAGCTGGAATTGATGTGACCCTTATCTGTGACAATATGGCAGCACAGGTTATGAAAGAAGGCAAAATTCAGTGTGTTGTTGTCGGGGCTGATCGGATCGCTGCCAACGGCGACACTGCAAACAAAATCGGCACTTATAATGTAGCTATCCTCGCCGATGCACACGACATTCCTTTTTATGTCGCCGCCCCGACTTCAACATTAGATTTTTCACTTGAAACCGGTGCGGAAATTCCTATCGAACAGCGTGCACCGGAAGAGGTAACCGAAGGGTTCGGAAAGGTAACCGCACCTGAAGGCGTGAAGGTCTATAGTCCAGCCTTTGATGTCACACCCGCGTCACTCGTCACGGCGATTATTACTGAAAAAGGCGTGGCGCGGTCACCTTATACAACGAGCCTGCAAGCCTTACGCGACGCATAA
- a CDS encoding acetolactate synthase large subunit codes for MKASELTVKCLENENVDYIFGIPGEENLDLMDALLESKIQFIQTRDERGAAFMADVYGRLTGRAGVCLATLGPGAMNLVTGVADANMDRAPLVAITGQASLDRMHKESHQYMDVVSVFKPMTKWNTLIHLPEIIPESISKAFKTATSEKPGATHIDFPEDVAEMQIDAEPIRHDYPSEAEPVASCLERAAQLINDAKQPIILAGNGVVRQKASRILTQFAEMTNIPVAHTFMGKGSIPWTHRLSLLSVGLQANDFVSCGFDRADLVIAIGYDIVEYHPRLWNPNRDKKLIHIDTDASESDAAYVTDVEMVGNIRQSLRHLMAEEIYPKDSEYASNTLRKIILDQLDEHRDDKGFPIKPQKILSDVRSVLAEDDILISDVGAHKMWIARMYPCYKPNTCIISNGFAAMGIAVPGAIAAKLIYPERKCLAVCGDGGFLMNSQEIETAVRVGVPFVTLIFNDEAYGLIEWKQMNGFGRPAHIDFTNPDFVKYAEAFGAKGYRVESSDELVPILNDAFNQKVPSIIDCPVDYTENLRLTDELGQLTCPI; via the coding sequence ATGAAAGCATCAGAACTCACCGTTAAATGCCTTGAGAACGAAAATGTTGACTATATTTTCGGAATACCTGGCGAAGAAAACTTGGATTTGATGGATGCCCTCTTGGAGTCAAAGATTCAATTCATTCAGACACGTGATGAACGCGGGGCCGCCTTCATGGCGGATGTCTACGGTCGTCTCACTGGACGCGCCGGTGTCTGCCTCGCTACCCTCGGGCCCGGTGCCATGAACCTTGTTACAGGCGTTGCGGATGCCAATATGGATCGGGCACCGCTCGTCGCAATTACTGGACAAGCCAGCCTCGACAGGATGCACAAAGAATCGCATCAATACATGGATGTTGTCTCCGTCTTCAAACCGATGACGAAATGGAACACGCTCATCCACCTACCCGAAATCATACCGGAATCTATCAGTAAAGCCTTCAAAACAGCAACGAGTGAGAAACCCGGGGCAACCCACATCGATTTTCCCGAGGATGTCGCAGAGATGCAGATTGATGCCGAACCTATCCGACACGACTATCCGAGCGAAGCGGAACCTGTCGCATCCTGTCTGGAGCGCGCTGCGCAATTGATTAACGATGCAAAACAGCCTATCATCCTTGCAGGAAATGGGGTCGTCCGACAAAAAGCCTCACGAATACTGACCCAATTCGCTGAAATGACAAACATTCCGGTTGCCCACACTTTTATGGGGAAAGGGAGCATCCCGTGGACACACCGGCTCTCCTTACTCAGTGTTGGATTGCAAGCCAACGATTTTGTCTCTTGCGGGTTTGACCGGGCAGATCTCGTCATCGCTATCGGCTACGATATTGTTGAATACCACCCTCGGCTCTGGAATCCAAATCGCGACAAGAAACTCATTCATATTGATACCGACGCCAGTGAAAGTGATGCCGCTTATGTCACTGATGTCGAGATGGTCGGGAACATTCGGCAGAGCCTCAGACATCTGATGGCAGAAGAAATTTATCCTAAAGATTCGGAATATGCCTCAAATACTTTGCGGAAAATTATACTCGATCAACTCGATGAACACCGAGATGACAAAGGATTTCCGATAAAACCCCAAAAGATATTGAGTGATGTCCGTTCTGTACTTGCTGAAGACGATATTCTCATTTCCGATGTCGGTGCACATAAAATGTGGATTGCGCGGATGTATCCGTGTTATAAACCCAATACATGTATCATCTCCAACGGATTTGCTGCAATGGGCATCGCTGTGCCGGGGGCTATCGCCGCCAAACTTATCTATCCTGAACGTAAATGTTTAGCCGTCTGCGGCGATGGCGGATTCTTGATGAACTCTCAGGAAATTGAGACTGCTGTCCGAGTCGGAGTCCCTTTTGTCACACTCATCTTCAATGATGAAGCTTATGGGCTTATTGAGTGGAAACAGATGAACGGATTCGGAAGACCTGCACATATTGATTTTACGAACCCTGATTTTGTCAAATATGCTGAAGCCTTCGGTGCCAAGGGCTACAGGGTTGAAAGTAGTGACGAACTCGTTCCTATCCTCAATGATGCTTTCAACCAGAAGGTCCCATCAATCATCGATTGCCCAGTTGATTACACCGAGAACCTACGGTTGACCGATGAACTGGGTCAGCTGACATGTCCGATTTAA